From Elaeis guineensis isolate ETL-2024a chromosome 16, EG11, whole genome shotgun sequence, a single genomic window includes:
- the LOC105052037 gene encoding pectinesterase inhibitor 9: MAEATPSKLLHLLQLLLLCISASEVASAASSSADFIRSSCGTTTYPALCVKRLAAYAPSVRRSPRELARAALTVSADRARSTSAFVARFSAGGNKAIKAREAGAIRDCLENMADSVDWLRQSAQELGRLGRPGSAGFMWHLNNVQTWSSAALTDENTCLDSLSQNGSRTAREAIRKKVVEVAQLTSNALALVNRIGPKH, translated from the coding sequence ATGGCCGAAGCCACACCTTCCAAGCTGCTCCACCTCTTACAACTACTCCTGCTCTGCATCTCCGCCAGCGAGGTCGCATCCGCCGCCTCCTCATCCGCTGATTTCATCCGCTCCTCCTGCGGCACCACCACGTACCCGGCCCTCTGCGTGAAGCGCCTCGCCGCCTACGCCCCCTCGGTCCGGCGCAGCCCCCGGGAGCTGGCCCGGGCAGCCCTCACCGTCAGCGCGGACCGGGCCCGCTCTACCTCCGCCTTCGTGGCCCGGTTCTCGGCCGGCGGGAACAAGGCGATCAAGGCCCGGGAGGCCGGCGCCATCCGGGACTGCCTCGAGAACATGGCCGACAGCGTGGACTGGCTCCGGCAGTCGGCCCAGGAGCTAGGCCGGCTCGGCCGGCCAGGATCGGCCGGGTTCATGTGGCACCTGAACAACGTCCAGACCTGGAGCAGCGCCGCCCTCACCGACGAGAACACCTGCCTCGATAGCCTGTCCCAGAACGGCTCTCGCACAGCAAGGGAGGCCATCCGTAAAAAGGTGGTCGAGGTGGCCCAGCTCACCAGCAATGCTCTCGCCCTCGTGAACCGGATCGGCCCCAAGCATTGA